The following are from one region of the Nocardioides marmotae genome:
- a CDS encoding response regulator transcription factor — translation MSDRHIRVLLVDDHQLIRDGLSGVLDLEHDMSIVGVAATVAEAMASYEELAPDVVVTDLQLQDGTGLDIVRAVRKRSNDTGLIVLTMHSGDDQIFAAMQAGASGFVGKDAPSSEVVKAARHAAVSPRSFICTGLVGAMMRRQAGDSTKLSDREHEVLLLLADGLGAAQIGDKLYLSESTAKSHIAKIYQKLGAANRAQALVTAMRIGLLSSVKPANS, via the coding sequence ATGAGCGACCGCCACATCCGCGTGCTCCTCGTCGACGACCACCAGCTCATCCGGGACGGGCTCTCCGGCGTGCTGGACCTCGAGCACGACATGAGCATCGTCGGCGTCGCCGCGACGGTCGCCGAGGCCATGGCCTCCTACGAGGAGCTCGCCCCCGACGTGGTGGTGACCGACCTGCAGCTGCAGGACGGCACCGGCCTCGACATCGTCCGCGCGGTCCGCAAGCGCAGCAACGACACCGGGCTCATCGTGCTGACCATGCACTCCGGGGACGACCAGATCTTCGCCGCGATGCAGGCCGGGGCGTCCGGGTTCGTCGGCAAGGACGCCCCCTCCAGCGAGGTGGTCAAGGCGGCCCGGCATGCCGCGGTCTCCCCCCGCTCCTTCATCTGCACCGGCCTGGTCGGCGCGATGATGCGGCGGCAGGCCGGGGACTCCACGAAGCTCTCCGACCGCGAGCACGAGGTCCTGCTGCTGCTGGCCGACGGGCTCGGCGCTGCCCAGATCGGCGACAAGCTCTACCTCAGCGAGTCGACCGCGAAGTCGCACATCGCGAAGATCTACCAGAAGCTCGGCGCCGCCAACCGGGCCCAGGCGCTGGTCACCGCGATGCGGATCGGGCTGCTCTCCAGCGTCAAGCCGGCCAACTCCTGA
- a CDS encoding sensor histidine kinase, with protein MTRSDLPFARLTLAARGFVLLALCLAALVADEQDMILALIAIGATWVVVQLAEFRPGVSTAFATTFDAVVVGLVCGITVGDSLPVLAALAVPPFTAGLHRGVVGVALAMAAQLVALIGVAFLGYDGLAGAQAIGVFTWGMTGLGLGLIGAFLHSALERSVDPLAPYHYAQTLLRQLIDLSGGLSSGLDPNALGGAIVSTARDELPIATLVLYVPRGETLTPLVEKHLDGDSTDCEDVALEAWARGENVVNGRSFAIPLDDAAVLAGVLSDRLDPGRLDLAGRIRKLQRRLAPSAVHLDTALLFASFRDAATAEERRRLAREMHDGVAQEIASLGYLVDALAAQPGSPEQAERIALLRDRVSHVVGEVRQSVLTLRTSVGENESLGAAISSVARNLSEVAGVPIQVTLEEHTTRLRPEVEAELFRITQEAMNNAIRHAQASVIDVHCRVHAPRAVITVSDDGRGMQQPRSDSHGLEIMRERAMLIGGRLSIDPVHGGGLMVTVAVGTDLQRDIPDVAGVHPEQDTEGKKVKA; from the coding sequence ATGACCCGGTCGGACCTGCCGTTCGCGCGACTCACCCTCGCCGCCCGCGGGTTCGTCCTGCTCGCGCTCTGCCTCGCCGCGCTCGTCGCCGACGAGCAGGACATGATCCTGGCGCTGATCGCGATCGGCGCGACCTGGGTCGTGGTCCAGCTCGCGGAGTTCCGCCCCGGCGTCTCGACGGCCTTCGCCACCACCTTCGACGCGGTGGTCGTCGGCCTGGTCTGCGGCATCACCGTCGGCGACAGCCTGCCCGTCCTGGCCGCGCTGGCCGTGCCTCCCTTCACCGCCGGCCTGCACCGGGGCGTGGTCGGCGTCGCGCTCGCCATGGCGGCCCAGCTCGTGGCGCTGATCGGCGTCGCGTTCCTCGGGTACGACGGGCTCGCCGGCGCCCAGGCGATCGGGGTCTTCACCTGGGGCATGACCGGCCTGGGCCTCGGCCTGATCGGCGCGTTCCTGCACTCTGCCCTCGAGCGGTCGGTCGACCCCCTCGCGCCCTACCACTACGCCCAGACGCTCCTGCGCCAGCTCATCGACCTCTCCGGCGGGCTGAGCTCGGGGCTGGACCCCAACGCCCTCGGCGGGGCCATCGTCAGCACCGCCCGCGACGAGCTGCCCATCGCCACGCTCGTCCTCTACGTCCCGCGCGGGGAGACGCTGACACCCCTGGTCGAGAAGCACCTCGACGGCGACTCGACCGACTGCGAGGACGTCGCACTCGAGGCTTGGGCCCGCGGCGAGAACGTCGTCAACGGTCGGTCCTTCGCGATCCCGCTCGACGACGCCGCGGTCCTGGCCGGCGTCCTCTCCGACCGGCTCGACCCGGGCCGGCTCGACCTGGCCGGGCGGATCCGCAAGCTTCAGCGCCGGCTCGCGCCCAGCGCCGTGCACCTCGACACCGCCCTGCTGTTCGCGTCCTTCCGCGACGCCGCGACGGCCGAGGAGCGGCGCCGGCTCGCCCGGGAGATGCACGACGGCGTCGCCCAGGAGATCGCCTCCCTCGGCTACCTCGTCGACGCGCTGGCCGCCCAGCCCGGGTCCCCGGAGCAGGCCGAGCGGATCGCGCTGCTGCGCGACCGGGTCAGCCACGTCGTCGGCGAGGTCCGCCAGTCGGTGCTGACGCTGCGCACGAGCGTCGGCGAGAACGAGAGCCTCGGGGCCGCGATCAGCTCGGTCGCCCGCAACCTCAGCGAGGTGGCCGGCGTACCCATCCAGGTGACGCTCGAGGAGCACACCACCCGGTTGCGCCCGGAGGTGGAGGCGGAGCTGTTCCGCATCACCCAGGAGGCGATGAACAACGCGATCCGGCATGCGCAGGCCTCGGTCATCGACGTCCACTGCCGGGTGCACGCACCTCGCGCGGTCATCACCGTCTCCGACGACGGCCGCGGCATGCAGCAGCCCCGGTCGGACTCCCACGGCCTGGAGATCATGCGCGAGCGCGCGATGCTCATCGGCGGACGGCTGAGCATCGACCCCGTTCACGGAGGCGGCCTGATGGTCACCGTGGCGGTGGGCACGGACCTCCAGCGCGACATCCCCGACGTCGCCGGCGTGCACCCCGAGCAGGACACCGAAGGGAAGAAGGTGAAGGCATGA